One segment of Cardiocondyla obscurior isolate alpha-2009 linkage group LG13, Cobs3.1, whole genome shotgun sequence DNA contains the following:
- the Irbp18 gene encoding CCAAT/enhancer-binding protein homolog 2 isoform X1: MHHPYGFHEDDATWTGMGVGIGTGDGGQIPVSRREMAPKNKENSKRKKQTDDEGDEDYRKRRDRNNQAVKRSRVKSKLRTQQTLERVNQLKTENELLEEKIKMLTKELGFLKDLFIAHAGGSSQHSINIQDLDLNALLAEEKSTENSLKTATTK, encoded by the exons ATGCATCATCCGTACGGGTTCCACGAGGACGATGCCACGTGGACGGGGATGGGAGTCGGGATCGGGACCGGCGACGGCGGCCAAATCCCGGTGAGTCGGCGAGAG ATGGCGccgaaaaataaagaaaatagcaaaCGAAAGAAGCAGACGGACGACGAAGGCGATGAAGATTATCGTAAGCGACGAGATCGGAATAACCAG GCTGTGAAACGATCCAGAGTGAAGAGTAAATTACGCACGCAACAAACCTTGGAAAGAGTAAATCAACTGAAAACGGAGAATGAATTGCtggaagagaaaattaaaatgcttaCCAAGGAGCTTGGATTTCTCAAGGATCTTTTTATTGCACACGCAG GAGGTTCCAGTCAACATTCCATTAACATCCAAGATCTGGATCTAAACGCTCTTCTAGCAGAAGAAAAATCCACGGAAAATTCGCTAAAGACAGCTACCACTAAATAG
- the Irbp18 gene encoding CCAAT/enhancer-binding protein homolog 2 isoform X2, translating to MHHPYGFHEDDATWTGMGVGIGTGDGGQIPMAPKNKENSKRKKQTDDEGDEDYRKRRDRNNQAVKRSRVKSKLRTQQTLERVNQLKTENELLEEKIKMLTKELGFLKDLFIAHAGGSSQHSINIQDLDLNALLAEEKSTENSLKTATTK from the exons ATGCATCATCCGTACGGGTTCCACGAGGACGATGCCACGTGGACGGGGATGGGAGTCGGGATCGGGACCGGCGACGGCGGCCAAATCCCG ATGGCGccgaaaaataaagaaaatagcaaaCGAAAGAAGCAGACGGACGACGAAGGCGATGAAGATTATCGTAAGCGACGAGATCGGAATAACCAG GCTGTGAAACGATCCAGAGTGAAGAGTAAATTACGCACGCAACAAACCTTGGAAAGAGTAAATCAACTGAAAACGGAGAATGAATTGCtggaagagaaaattaaaatgcttaCCAAGGAGCTTGGATTTCTCAAGGATCTTTTTATTGCACACGCAG GAGGTTCCAGTCAACATTCCATTAACATCCAAGATCTGGATCTAAACGCTCTTCTAGCAGAAGAAAAATCCACGGAAAATTCGCTAAAGACAGCTACCACTAAATAG
- the Irbp18 gene encoding CCAAT/enhancer-binding protein gamma isoform X3 encodes MHHPYGFHEDDATWTGMGVGIGTGDGGQIPVSRREMAPKNKENSKRKKQTDDEGDEDYRKRRDRNNQAVKRSRVKSKLRTQQTLERVNQLKTENELLEEKIKMLTKELGFLKDLFIAHEVPVNIPLTSKIWI; translated from the exons ATGCATCATCCGTACGGGTTCCACGAGGACGATGCCACGTGGACGGGGATGGGAGTCGGGATCGGGACCGGCGACGGCGGCCAAATCCCGGTGAGTCGGCGAGAG ATGGCGccgaaaaataaagaaaatagcaaaCGAAAGAAGCAGACGGACGACGAAGGCGATGAAGATTATCGTAAGCGACGAGATCGGAATAACCAG GCTGTGAAACGATCCAGAGTGAAGAGTAAATTACGCACGCAACAAACCTTGGAAAGAGTAAATCAACTGAAAACGGAGAATGAATTGCtggaagagaaaattaaaatgcttaCCAAGGAGCTTGGATTTCTCAAGGATCTTTTTATTGCACAC GAGGTTCCAGTCAACATTCCATTAACATCCAAGATCTGGATCTAA
- the Irbp18 gene encoding CCAAT/enhancer-binding protein gamma isoform X4: MAPKNKENSKRKKQTDDEGDEDYRKRRDRNNQAVKRSRVKSKLRTQQTLERVNQLKTENELLEEKIKMLTKELGFLKDLFIAHAGGSSQHSINIQDLDLNALLAEEKSTENSLKTATTK, from the exons ATGGCGccgaaaaataaagaaaatagcaaaCGAAAGAAGCAGACGGACGACGAAGGCGATGAAGATTATCGTAAGCGACGAGATCGGAATAACCAG GCTGTGAAACGATCCAGAGTGAAGAGTAAATTACGCACGCAACAAACCTTGGAAAGAGTAAATCAACTGAAAACGGAGAATGAATTGCtggaagagaaaattaaaatgcttaCCAAGGAGCTTGGATTTCTCAAGGATCTTTTTATTGCACACGCAG GAGGTTCCAGTCAACATTCCATTAACATCCAAGATCTGGATCTAAACGCTCTTCTAGCAGAAGAAAAATCCACGGAAAATTCGCTAAAGACAGCTACCACTAAATAG